The Arachis hypogaea cultivar Tifrunner chromosome 19, arahy.Tifrunner.gnm2.J5K5, whole genome shotgun sequence genome has a window encoding:
- the LOC140181758 gene encoding uncharacterized protein — protein MFMNSETMALATNVSAQISSIPMLNGSNFKVWKDTVEIVLGCMDLDIALREEKPTSTPENLNEVKIEKWERSNRMSIMIMKRSIPEAFRGSITEDKNAKQFLKDVEKFFTKNEKAEASSLLSKLVSMRYKGKGNIREYIMEMSHLASKLKALKLELSEDLLVHFILISLPAHFGQFKVSYNTLKDTWSLNELISHCVQEEERLQQDKTESAHMASSSQYKRKRDTTADVPSQQKKAKKQDQVSTCFFCKKVGHMKKDCTKYATWRVKKGIVFTFICSEASLSYAPVDTWWVDSAATIHVSVTMQGCLWSRLPSDAERYIYVADGNIVAVEAIGTFRLCSTSGFYLDLLETFYVLSFRWNLVSVSRLTNQVIFVRSETIKSVSSIIRIIFALVIW, from the exons atgtttatgaattcag aaactatggctttagctaccaatgtttctgcgcaaattagcagtattcctatgctgaatggttcaaactttaaagtttggaaggataccgtggagattgtcctcggttgtatggatctagatatagctcttcgagaggagaaacccacttccactccggaaaacctcaatgaggttaaaatagagaagtgggagagatccaatcgaatgagcattatgatcatgaaacgctcaattcctgaggcgtttcggggctcaattactgaggataaaaatgccaaacagttcctaaaggatgttgaaaaattctttactaagaatgaaaaggcggaggcaagtagccttttgagcaaacttgtctccatgaggtataaaggtaaagggaacataagggagtacattatggaaatgtctcatcttgcttcaaaattgaaagcactaaagttagagttgtctgaagatttactcgtgcatttcattttgatttcccttcctgcacactttgggcaattcaaagtgagttataacactttgaaggacacttggtccttaaatgagcttatatctcactgtgtgcaagaagaagagaggctacagcaagataagactgaaagtgctcacatggcttcatcttctcagtataaaagaaagcgtgatactactgcggatgtgccttctcagcagaaaaaggctaagaaacaagatcaagtttcaacttgtttcttctgtaagaaggtgggacacatgaagaaggattgtaccaaatatgccacatggcgtgtaaagaagggtatagtttttactttcatttgttctgaggctagtttaagttatgcacctgttgatacttggtgggtagattctgctgctactattcatgtaagtgttactatgcagggttgcctgtggagccgactgccaagtgatgctgaaagatacatctatgtggcagacggcaatatagttgcagtcgaagctataggaacctttagattatgttccacgagtggattttacttggatttattagagacattttatgtactgTCATTTAGATGgaatttggtttctgtttctcgtttgacaaatcaggttatttttgttcgttcggagacaataaagtcagtctcttctataattcgaataatatttgctctggtcatttggtag
- the LOC112776997 gene encoding transcription factor bHLH118-like translates to MNPWNPCDDLYFQISSSSADYDYSSLPIIQTSPSAAEDHHHHQILVHGYEYDPAMMDASASVPPCPNQKGKQRKELTPNNNALGAEDGDENKKWMHREIEKQRRQEMSRLCTTFRTLLPFEYIKGKRSTSDHMHEGVKYIKHLQNRVEKLQAKRDELVKSINLRPNKSGSSSSSSSTQHVHHQTFVIVEPFSGGVLIKCSYSFRNYAFPLSGILDIVLRQGLNVVDCTSITTDDHRFIHTIRSEDPQVMTTETDDYTELQRKLKEAISSSSN, encoded by the exons ATGAATCCTTGGAACCCATGTGATGATTTATACTTTCAGATTTCATCATCTTCTGCTGATTATGACTATTCATCCCTCCCTATAATCCAAACATCACCATCAGCCGCGgaagatcatcatcatcatcagatccTGGTTCATGGATATGAATATGATCCTGCTATGATGGATGCAAGTGCAAGTGTACCACCTTGTCCAAATCAAAAGGGAAAGCAGCGAAAAGAGTTGACTCCTAATAATAATGCTTTGGGAGCAGAAGATGGTGATGAGAACAAGAAGTGGATGCATAGGGagatagaaaaacaaagaaggcaAGAAATGTCAAGACTTTGCACCACCTTTAGAACTCTTCTACCTTTTGAATATATTAAG GGAAAGCGGTCAACTTCTGATCACATGCATGAGGGGGTGAAATACATCAAACACTTACAGAATAGGGTGGAAAAGTTGCAAGCCAAAAGGGATGAGTTAGTGAAGTCGATTAATTTGAGACCTAATAAGAGTGGAagtagttcttcttcttcttctacacagCATGTTCATCATCAAACCTTTGTCATTGTTGAACCCTTCTCTGGGGGAGTTCTGATTAAGTGCAGTTATAGCTTCAGGAACTATGCATTCCCTTTATCAGGAATCTTGGACATTGTGCTTAGACAAGGCCTTAATGTTGTTGATTGTACTTCAATCACCACTGATGATCACAGGTTCATACACACTATCCGATCAGAG GATCCACAAGTGATGACCACTGAGACTGATGACTACACCGAACTGCAAAGAAAGCTTAAGGAAGCTATATCATCATCAAGTAATTAG
- the LOC112775438 gene encoding PTI1-like tyrosine-protein kinase At3g15890: MHKKCFCCFLSEEEQSKARNNKGEKNKNKDYPWEIYTSKELLRATNNFHQDHKIGEGGFGSVYWGRTSKGVEIAVKRLKTMTAKAEMEFAVEVEVLGRVRHKNLLGLRGFYAGGDERLIVYDFMPNQSLLTHLHGHLSSNCLLDWPKRINIAIGAAEGLAYLHHEANPHIIHRDIKASNVLLDLEFQAKVADFGFAKLIPEGVSHLTTRVKGTLGYLAPEYAMWGKVSESCDVYSFGILLLEIVSAKKPIEKLPGGVKRDIVQWVTPYFQKGAFNHIADSKLKGKFDLDQLKSVVMIALRCTDGSPEKRPSMAEVVDWLKGAAGKRRREVTPSLSLGNGDDEVDDDDYGEITPYQSKLKMASTDSDRHKRR, from the exons ATGCACAAGAAATGTTTCTGTTGTTTTCTATCTGAAGAAGAGCAAAGCAAAGCaag GAATAATAAAGGagaaaagaataagaataagGATTATCCATGGGAAATCTACACATCGAAGGAGCTGCTTCGTGCAACAAACAATTTTCACCAAGATCACAAGATTGGAGAAGGTGGATTTGGAAGTGTTTATTGGGGTCGAACAAGTAAAGGCGTCGAG ATTGCAGTGAAGCGGTTGAAAACGATGACTGCAAAAGCAGAGATGGAGTTCGCAGTTGAAGTGGAAGTACTTGGAAGGGTTAGGCATAAGAATCTGTTGGGTTTGAGAGGTTTCTACGCTGGAGGAGATGAAAGGTTAATTGTTTATGATTTCATGCCTAATCAAAGCTTGCTCACACATTTGCACGGTCACCTTTCTTCTAATTGTCTCTTAGATTGGCCTAAAAGAATCAACATAGCAATTGGTGCAGCTGAAGGTTTAGC GTATTTGCACCATGAGGCAAATCCTCACATCATACACAGAGACATAAAAGCAAGCAATGTTCTGTTAGACCTTGAATTCCAAGCCAAGGTAGCTGATTTCGGTTTCGCAAAGCTCATACCAGAGGGTGTGAGCCATCTCACAACAAGGGTTAAAGGGACACTCGGATATTTGGCACCGGAATATGCCATGTGGGGTAAAGTGTCGGAGAGTTGTGATGTTTACAGCTTTGGGATTCTTCTTTTGGAGATTGTtagtgccaagaaaccaattgaGAAGCTACCAGGTGGAGTGAAAAGGGACATTGTTCAATGGGTGACACCTTATTTCCAAAAGGGTGCGTTCAATCACATTGCGGATTCCAAGCTGAAGGGGAAGTTTGATTTGGATCAGTTGAAATCTGTGGTGATGATAGCTCTGAGATGCACCGATGGTAGCCCTGAGAAGAGGCCTAGCATGGCAGAGGTTGTGGATTGGCTTAAGGGTGCAGCTGGcaagagaagaagagaggttaCTCCTTCTCTAAGTTTGGGTAATGGTGATGATGAAGTGGATGACGATGATTACGGAGAGATTACACCATACCAATCCAAGTTGAAAATGGCAAGTACTGATAGTGATAGGCATAAGAGAAGATGA